The following are from one region of the Betta splendens chromosome 15, fBetSpl5.4, whole genome shotgun sequence genome:
- the epcam gene encoding epithelial cell adhesion molecule, producing MKTWIALFLAAFVAGATAQSCPPCRTMKWANCDGSPCVCPLPVSENMTQTLDCDNLIPKCFLMGAEMYRARKGLSTRSGTKPTEDAIVDNDGIYDPICENSGRFKAKQCNHTQECWCVNSAGVRRTDKGDVNMKCDKLVETFWIRLQLTHLPVSGQVDATSLKTALGSAMNARYKFDASLLQDFQYDPTARMILADIKKPKGDRAIDLATTAYYMEKDVKALPLFTKQDNFTVPINGQNMLMDSILVYYVDEEPPTMTMRYLSGGIIAVIVVVVLAVVIGLLVLFFARKRLTKYNKAQQREMEPM from the exons ATGAAGACCTGGATTGCTCTTTTTCTTGCTGCCTTCGTGGCGGGAGCCACAGCTCAAAGCT GTCCTCCGTGTAGAACTATGAAGTGGGCCAACTGCGACGGatcaccgtgtgtgtgtccacttcCCGTCTCAGAAAACATGACACAGACGTTGGACTGCGACAATT TGATTCCTAAGTGCTTTTTGATGGGAGCCGAGATGTACAGAGCTAGAAAAGGCCTCAGTACCCGCTCTGGGACAAAGCCGACCGAGGACGCCATTGTAGACAATGACGGCATCTATGACCCAATCTGTGAGAACAGCGGCCGGTTCAAGGCCAAGCAGTGCAACCATACGCAGGAGTGCTGGTGTGTCAACAGTGCTGGTGTCCGTCGTACAGACAAGGGAGACGTGAACATGAAGTGCGATAAGCTGGTGGAGACCTT ctggaTCCGTCTGCAGCTGACACACCTGCCTGTGTCAGGTCAAGTGGATGCAACCTCTTTGAAAAC TGCCTTAGGAAGTGCCATGAATGCCCGTTACAAGTTTGATGCAAGCTTGCTGCAGGACTTTCAG TATGACCCTACTGCGCGGATGATTTTGGCAGATATCAAAAAGCCAAAAGGAGATCGTGCCATTGACCTGGCAACAACTGCCTACTACATGGAGAAGGAT gtgaagGCACTGCCACTGTTCACCAAACAGGACAACTTCACAGTTCCAATAAACGGCCAGAACATGCTGATGGACTCAATCCTGGTGTACTATGTGGATGAGGAGCCTCCAACCATGACCATGAGGTACCTCTCTGGTGGGATCATCGCCGTCATTGTCGTGGTGGTGCTGGCTGTGGTGATTggcctgctggttctg TTCTTTGCCAGAAAGCGACTGACTAAATACAACAAAGCTCAG CAACGGGAGATGGAGCCCATGTAA